Genomic segment of Verrucomicrobiota bacterium:
GTCCCTTCCGCAAGCGCGGCCAACTGCGAACGGACAACCACATTTTACAGCAAACAAACCTGCCTACCCCAATTCCTAGCCCTCCTGAATCCCAATAACCAATAACCGATAACCACGAACTGTGGGTCTTCCGTTCTTCAACTTTCAACTTTTGTATATCTGTGTTCATCCGTGTTAATCCGTGGTTAAAAAATGAAGCTCAACCGCGAACTGCGAACTGTTTGAATGTGATTTGGAATAAGCGCGGCCCAATTGACATTCGTCTCTGAGAATGTAGACTGCTACTAAAGATTATGAAAGCGATTGCAGAAATAACGAAAGAAGCCATGAAACTACCACCCGGGCAACGCTTAACATTAGCGCGAATCCTCCTTGACGCATCTGAAAACCAGCCCGATTACTCGCCTGCCATTGAAGCCGCTTGGGAAAAACTTATTTTCCAGCGAATCGATGATGTCAAATCCGGGCAGGTAAAATCCAGCAATTGCAATGATGTTTTTACACGTCTTGACAAGCTCTTTCCGGGATGAAAATTGAGCTTGTAGAGGCTGCGGAAGCAGAGTTGACCGAGGCGATTGCGTACTATGAGGACATTGAGTTTGGATTGGGGCTACGTCTGAAAGACGAAATCCGCAAGGCCATTGCATGGATTCAATCGCATCCAGAACTACCTTCCCTGCGCGCCAAGGGGTACCGTAGAATCAATCTTAACGTGTTCCCCTACTATGTTGCGTACATTATTTGGAAAGACACGGTTTGGATAGTGGCGATAGCTCACAGTTACAGACTGCCTGAATATTGGATTAAAAGAAAGCGGGGCTGGATCTGATTTTCATTGATCCTTTTAATTTCATGCATTTGAAACGTTGA
This window contains:
- a CDS encoding type II toxin-antitoxin system RelE/ParE family toxin, giving the protein MKIELVEAAEAELTEAIAYYEDIEFGLGLRLKDEIRKAIAWIQSHPELPSLRAKGYRRINLNVFPYYVAYIIWKDTVWIVAIAHSYRLPEYWIKRKRGWI
- a CDS encoding addiction module protein, coding for MKAIAEITKEAMKLPPGQRLTLARILLDASENQPDYSPAIEAAWEKLIFQRIDDVKSGQVKSSNCNDVFTRLDKLFPG